ACCAATAAATCCACGTCACTAGTTTCTAGGTTCCGTTTTTTTGCAACAGAACCGAAAAGAAAAAGTTTTTCTACTCCCATAGAACGTAACTCTTCTCTATGAGCGGAAATAATTTCTTGGACTTTCGGAGCAGTAATCATAATAAGATCGGTCTTAATTCAAGTCTCGATTCTTAAAAATGTCAAGACCTATTACCTTTGAAAGAATAGATGATCCCAAATAATCAAAATCGATTTTTCTAATACGTTTCGAAAATTTCTGCCGGGTTTAAGAAGATCTGACCTATGCTTAGATCTAAAGTGAAATAAGCAAATACTCCTAATACAACCGCGGATACAACAGGAATTAGAAGATTATCGTCCACGATCCCGTTCCAATAAGTCCCACTGTATAATTCGGTTACTGCAGCAGCGATCACTGCCGGCAAAACTAAAATTACATTCTGCAAAAATTCTCCGGAGGAAAATTGATAGATCCCGAATTCTCTGGAACCGGATTGGATCACATAGATAAACCAAAGTCCTACGATCGTAGAAGATAAAATGAATGCAAGGATCCCTTCCTTGGATTTACCGTTTGAAAATCTGTTCTTTCCAAAATGAGTCCCAACCCAAGCAGCCATTGGATCTCCGATCACTAAGAATAATAGGGAAAGGATCGCGATATCAGGAGGAAAGAAAAAGACAACCAGAGTAATGGAAAGGAAATAAGGAAAGGTCCCGTTGATCCTGGACTTCTCCTCTTCTTTTAATAATGGGCCGGCTAACTTTACGAATATTGTCTGGACAACAGGAATATGGAACCTCGCCCATTCTAATAAGACCAAAAGTCCGAGGCATAAAACAAGTAAGACAGTGAGAATTGCTCGAGTAGCATACACTAACAAAAATTGTCCGTGAAATACATCGAAATAATAGAATGCAGGAATGATTAGCCCAAGTAAATGCCAGGCCTTTCTCAAATAATTAAAGGAAGAAGTTTTTTCAGATTTCATTTTTTATTTCCGAGATTGTCCATCTTAGATCCGAGAATATCAACGTTTAGAAGCTATCTTCAAGGCTGCTTCTTCGTCGTTTGCGATTAGGAAAAATCCGTTTAGACCAGCCATTTTAAAAACATTGATCACTGCTTTGGAGATATTTACAAGGACGAGTTTGTTCTTGCTTGAAAAACTGGATTGGCTCACTTCTTTTAAGGCCTGAACCCCGGTAGAGGACACCAAATGTACGTCTTCCATATCCATGATGACCGGTCCCTGGCGGACAGCCAAGGAAAGCACATCCTTGAATTTTTTCTCCGTAAAGGAGTTGATAGAACCCTGCAATTTCAGAACTTGAACGCTGTCTATCTTTTCCGTTGAGATGATAATCTCGTTCAGGATCATAACGTTTCGATTCGTCAAGATACCGGAATTTCACAATAGATACAAATGGTTTTTCTATTCTTCACCTCAGCTTATCTGTTTTTCAAAACCTATGGATTTCCATTCTCTGGCTCCTTGGTGCTTTGTCTTACGATCGCGTTTTCCCAATTCCATTCTTCTAAAACTCTTAGACCTAACTTAAGTTTTTTACTTTTTCCTGCTTCATTATGTGCACTTTCCTTTTGGGACGGCACATCTGCGGAATTCATTTTGGATCTGGTATCCTTAAGTCTCGCAGGTATGATCTCGTCGGGTGGGTTTTCTTTTTTAGGAAGCCGTTCTCCTGCATTTAGAGAAACTTTAGGAATTCTAATATTGGCCGGGTCTTGTATTCTTTCCTTTGCCAGAAGGGAACTTTCTCCGTTTTTAATCCCTACACTTTCTTTATTTCTAATTTTATCCATTCCGAAACAGGTTCGTATTATTATTTTAGGACTTTGTGTTTTACTTTCGGGAGTTTGGATTTTATATGAGACCCCCCACCCTGGTTTAGAACCTTCCCTATTCAAATCAGTATTATTATTTTTGGGAATGATCTGGGTCATCTGGAAGGGAAAGAAGGATCTCCTTAGTAGTCTCTTATTTTCCACCTTCTTCCTTCTTATATGCCTATCCAAACCGGGAGAAGAGCTGATGATCCTCAGCTGCGGACTCTTTTTTTCCTACTTGCAAGAAGCAGCCTGGGGCCTAGATTCAGGAACTGAAGTTTAAAGTTCCGGGTCTTATTCCATGAAAATTAAAGTGGCTCATCTTTTACGCAAAACGGAAGAATTAGATCGGGACCTGACCGAACTAGGCAAAATCAAGGATAGAATTGCAGCAGACCGGGATTATTCCGAATCTTTAAAAGTATCTATTGGAGCAGAGATGGATAAGCTCTCTTCTCAAAAGCAAGAGATACTTTCTTTGAAGACAAAGGAAACTCCTTCTGATTGGAATTCGTCCGGCCCACCTTCAGGTGCTAGGGCAGCCGAAGGGCTTTACCAAGACAACGAAAAACGCCTAACTCGCGAAATATCCGTTGAAATCCAAGGTAAGAAGCAGCAACCTGCCCGAAAGACCATCCATAAATACTAGTTTTTTCGAGATCCGAAAAGAACAGGTTATATAAAACAACATGAACAAAAAAATAATCGTACTCTCGTTCCTGGCTGCATTACTCTTTCAGTGTAATTCGGACTCGGACGTATTAGCCTCTTTCAAAGGGGGCACAGTTACCAGAAAAGAACTCAGGAACTTCTACCAACTCAATACAGGCGGACGTAAGCCAGAACCGAATCATCCAACCAAAGAAGAACAAACTCAACTTCTGGAAACTTTAGGTCTTTTCAAATTGATCTCTCTATACAATACGGAAAAGAAACTTGTTAGCGAAGATGAATTAGCGGTTTTTCTAAAATACTCCAAACCACAAATGGCTGCTTCTTTCTTGCAAAGAAATCTAGCGGAGAAGTTAGAACAAGTTGGTAAATTAAAATTCGCTTTCGTAAGAGTGATCGCGGTTTTCTCTTTCGATCCAAAAGACGAAGCGGTTACCAGACAAAGAGCGGAGAGTATTTTTGAAGGAGTTCAAAAACTTTCCTCTAAAAAAGAGATTATCCAATACGTAGTAGATCATACCGATCAACCTGCATATAAAGCGGTAGGCGGATTATTAGATCCACAATGTTTAAATTGTGGAAATGATCCAAACCTTGCTTATTACCAAGAAGCTGCAGCGAACCAAGGAAAATGGATCTTAAAAGAGATCGATGACCAAGTTCCTCCGGGAGCAAATCCTAAAGCTCCTAGAAAGAAAAAATTCCTGATCTTAAGAGTAGAAAAAGTAGAAACCATTTACGCATCGAGAGTCGGAAAATTTTTCTCAAAAGAATTCGGAAAACTAAAAAATCTGGCTAAAAATTATATTGCGACTCCTGGAATTTCCGATCAGATCAAAGCAGACGTAAAACGTAATTATTTAGATCTTAAAATCGATGATATCGCTCCTCGTTACGAAGACTTTATGAAAAAAAGATTCTTGTTTAGCGCAGTTAGCGAACAAGAAGAACAATTAGTAAAAAATGCAGGTTTCGAAAAAGCGAATATTACTCAGGACAATCTGAATACTTTCAATCATGAATCCGTTTTATTGACCAATACCAAAACCGGAGAAACAGTTAAGTTTAAAGATGTTTTGAACGAGTTGGAACAATTGGCAAAACAAAGCGGATTGGATTCCTCTAAGTTAGACGATAAGGCGAATGTGCTCCAATTTTTCAGACAACAATTTGTTTGGTATAAGATAGCGGACCACTCCAATGAATTAAAAGAAGCTTTAGAATCCAAGGATTTCCAAGATATGTTCAATGTTATGAAGCTCTACATTGTACAACCTTTGGTATTTAAAAGAGAACTTCCTAGTGATGTAAACGTTTCAGAAGCGGAGATGAGAGAACAATATGAGGCAGCCAAAATGTTCTCGTATTCTAAGTCGAATCCAAACAATCCTCAAGACAGGATCCCTATGCCTTACGGAGAAGTTCGAGAGAAGATCAAAGAAGATTTGATCCGAGCTAAAAAACAAAACTTCGTAAGAGAGCTTACCCAAAAGCTTAAAACAGATTACCAATTCATTCTGGATTCCAGCAGATTGAAAGAAGGTAAGATCTAATCGTATATTACGATACACTTAGATATCCCTGTTCAGTAGTCCGAAAAGGTTATAGACCTTTATACTTCGGACTACTGACCGTGTTCTACAATTGCTATAACTCTAACGTCTATTTTTTATTGAATAAGACTTCAAATGCTTGATTCTTATTCTTATCTCTTTTACTATTAGCCCACTTTGGAAAAAATTTCTATACTTAAGTGCCTGTTTGGCCTAATGGAAATTTATTCTTGAGGCAAAGCAAGGTCGTTTTAAAACGGTTAAAAAGGGGAAAAGAATGAACAACCACATCTATATGCTCCGTAAAAAACGGGGAATCAAGCAATATGATATGGCAAGGGCTCTGGGTGTATCCCCTAGCTACCTTTCCAAAATTGAAACCGGAAGCCAAGCTCCTACTGAAAAATTCAGACAAGCTTGCGCTAAATATTTGAAAACGACATTAGATAAACTGTTCAACGAAAGTCCGGTAGAAGAGGTTTATCCTGAATTCAGCCAAGGACTTACCAATAAACTTTGGGCAAAACGCAGAGAATTGGGAATCAAACAATACGATATGGCTAAAAAATTAAAGGTCTCAACTCCTTTCCTTTCTAAAGTGGAGTTAGGACTATTAGAGCCGCCTGAAGATTTCAAGAGTATGGCTTCTAAAGTTTTAAAAATGAAAAAAGAGGAATTATTTCTACATAAAGTAGAATTCTAAATCGAACACGGGAGGTAATACTCCCGTAAAGCAATACTGCACATTCTTTTCCCTTACTATGTGCTGTACTTAGTGAAACCCCAGGTTAGACAACCCGGGGTTTTTTATTTTCTAAGTTACTTTACGAGCACGGAACCTCCGGAATAATCCAAGACAATACTCTGCCCCTCTTTGAATTCACCTTTCAAAATGAAATTACTGAGAGCGTTCCCGATCTCTCTTTGGACGAGCCTCTTTAATGGCCTTGCTCCATATTCAGGATCAAAACCCGC
This genomic window from Leptospira neocaledonica contains:
- a CDS encoding diacylglycerol/polyprenol kinase family protein encodes the protein MKSEKTSSFNYLRKAWHLLGLIIPAFYYFDVFHGQFLLVYATRAILTVLLVLCLGLLVLLEWARFHIPVVQTIFVKLAGPLLKEEEKSRINGTFPYFLSITLVVFFFPPDIAILSLLFLVIGDPMAAWVGTHFGKNRFSNGKSKEGILAFILSSTIVGLWFIYVIQSGSREFGIYQFSSGEFLQNVILVLPAVIAAAVTELYSGTYWNGIVDDNLLIPVVSAVVLGVFAYFTLDLSIGQIFLNPAEIFETY
- a CDS encoding STAS domain-containing protein — protein: MILNEIIISTEKIDSVQVLKLQGSINSFTEKKFKDVLSLAVRQGPVIMDMEDVHLVSSTGVQALKEVSQSSFSSKNKLVLVNISKAVINVFKMAGLNGFFLIANDEEAALKIASKR
- a CDS encoding LIC12015 family putative lipoprotein: MNKKIIVLSFLAALLFQCNSDSDVLASFKGGTVTRKELRNFYQLNTGGRKPEPNHPTKEEQTQLLETLGLFKLISLYNTEKKLVSEDELAVFLKYSKPQMAASFLQRNLAEKLEQVGKLKFAFVRVIAVFSFDPKDEAVTRQRAESIFEGVQKLSSKKEIIQYVVDHTDQPAYKAVGGLLDPQCLNCGNDPNLAYYQEAAANQGKWILKEIDDQVPPGANPKAPRKKKFLILRVEKVETIYASRVGKFFSKEFGKLKNLAKNYIATPGISDQIKADVKRNYLDLKIDDIAPRYEDFMKKRFLFSAVSEQEEQLVKNAGFEKANITQDNLNTFNHESVLLTNTKTGETVKFKDVLNELEQLAKQSGLDSSKLDDKANVLQFFRQQFVWYKIADHSNELKEALESKDFQDMFNVMKLYIVQPLVFKRELPSDVNVSEAEMREQYEAAKMFSYSKSNPNNPQDRIPMPYGEVREKIKEDLIRAKKQNFVRELTQKLKTDYQFILDSSRLKEGKI
- a CDS encoding helix-turn-helix transcriptional regulator codes for the protein MLRKKRGIKQYDMARALGVSPSYLSKIETGSQAPTEKFRQACAKYLKTTLDKLFNESPVEEVYPEFSQGLTNKLWAKRRELGIKQYDMAKKLKVSTPFLSKVELGLLEPPEDFKSMASKVLKMKKEELFLHKVEF